From the Phycisphaerales bacterium AB-hyl4 genome, one window contains:
- a CDS encoding CoA-acylating methylmalonate-semialdehyde dehydrogenase, whose protein sequence is MQSSNTMGEAASPAAGTATELRNLVGGSWSAGRGQAVTLYNPADAKAEVARFTYSTQDDVRDAVTAAERAFVEWRSTPIVKRCRILAHCKELLEQHRMEIARLIVIENGKTLGEAEAEVRRGLEVVEFAAGMPSLSKGDYIPDISGRIDGYMLREPLGVVVGACPFNFPAMIPMWMFPVAIACGNTFVLKPSEKCPMTATRLVELFQEGGLPAGVLNVLQGDRETFAAMIAAEPVRAVSFVGSTPAAEAVWKLAGSHHKRVQALGGAKNHNIVMPDADPQGAVNAVVGAAYGCAGERCMATSTVVLVGEAGKLLPGLIDAARSLRMGDGLETETTLGPLISAAHRDRVLEYLELGQREGAKLVLDGREASTDGLPDGHFLGASIFDQVTPEMRIAREEIFGPVLCVMRAADLDEAIALANQSEFGNGASIFTNSGGAAQHFRTNIEVGMIGINAGVPAPMAMFSFGGHKNSIYGDLRAQGPDAIEFYTQKKTVIERWFGTGPTGSIWSK, encoded by the coding sequence ATGCAATCAAGCAACACGATGGGCGAGGCCGCCAGCCCTGCTGCCGGCACGGCGACGGAACTGCGCAACCTGGTCGGCGGTTCATGGTCGGCCGGGCGCGGGCAGGCGGTGACGTTGTACAACCCCGCCGACGCGAAGGCGGAGGTCGCCCGCTTCACCTATAGCACGCAGGACGACGTACGTGACGCGGTGACGGCGGCGGAGCGAGCGTTCGTCGAGTGGCGCAGCACGCCGATCGTCAAGCGATGCCGCATCCTCGCGCACTGCAAGGAGCTGCTTGAGCAGCACCGCATGGAAATCGCCCGGCTGATCGTGATCGAGAACGGCAAGACGCTCGGCGAGGCGGAGGCAGAGGTGCGGCGCGGGCTGGAGGTGGTCGAGTTTGCCGCGGGCATGCCGTCACTCTCAAAGGGCGATTACATCCCCGACATCTCAGGGCGCATCGACGGCTACATGCTGCGCGAACCGTTGGGCGTGGTCGTCGGGGCGTGTCCGTTCAACTTTCCCGCGATGATTCCGATGTGGATGTTCCCCGTCGCGATCGCGTGCGGCAACACCTTCGTGCTCAAGCCGTCGGAGAAGTGCCCGATGACTGCCACTCGGCTGGTCGAGCTGTTCCAGGAGGGCGGCTTGCCAGCGGGTGTGCTGAATGTGCTGCAGGGCGATCGCGAAACGTTCGCTGCGATGATCGCCGCTGAGCCCGTGCGGGCCGTGTCGTTCGTGGGCTCGACGCCGGCGGCGGAGGCGGTGTGGAAGCTGGCCGGCTCGCATCACAAGCGCGTGCAGGCGCTGGGTGGAGCGAAGAATCACAACATCGTCATGCCGGACGCCGACCCGCAGGGGGCCGTCAATGCGGTCGTCGGCGCGGCTTATGGTTGTGCGGGTGAGCGGTGCATGGCCACGTCGACCGTGGTGCTCGTCGGCGAGGCGGGCAAGTTGCTGCCGGGCCTGATCGACGCGGCCCGGTCGCTTCGCATGGGCGACGGGCTTGAGACGGAAACGACGCTTGGCCCGCTGATCAGCGCGGCGCATCGCGATCGGGTACTGGAATATCTTGAGCTGGGCCAGCGCGAAGGCGCAAAGCTCGTGCTCGACGGCCGAGAGGCGAGCACGGACGGGCTGCCGGACGGCCACTTCCTTGGTGCGAGCATCTTCGACCAGGTGACGCCGGAGATGCGCATCGCGCGCGAAGAGATCTTCGGCCCGGTGCTGTGCGTGATGCGGGCGGCGGATCTCGACGAAGCGATCGCGCTCGCCAACCAGAGCGAGTTCGGCAATGGTGCATCGATCTTTACCAACTCCGGCGGCGCGGCGCAGCATTTCCGCACGAACATCGAAGTCGGCATGATCGGCATCAATGCGGGCGTGCCCGCGCCAATGGCCATGTTCTCCTTCGGCGGCCACAAGAACAGCATCTACGGCGACCTTCGTGCCCAAGGCCCGGACGCCATCGAGTTTTACACTCAAAAGAAGACCGTTATTGAACGCTGGTTCGGCACGGGGCCGACGGGCAGCATTTGGAGCAAATAA
- a CDS encoding phytanoyl-CoA dioxygenase family protein — MAIITDEHREFFRHNGYVVVKNVIPKENCERVIAAIWEFLGKDPNDRDAWYTPPKGMDDYDMKTQRGGWAPMFHHQSLWDNRQHPNVYRAFAELLNEDKLMVSIDQVAAKLPYRKGYEILNNSFIHWDMNTLDLPTPLVRPMGVQGLIMLADTHEDTGGFRCVPSLYRDMENWLARQPADRHPKNPEDLEGYEIVKVLGEAGDLVIWDKLLAHGNGENHSNEVRFAQFVTMRPAPRPESMTDEQKARQQSRIQAWQTNSGLGTDPRQWETKNYDKPAELTPLGRKLLGVDSWYD, encoded by the coding sequence TTGGCCATCATCACCGACGAGCATCGCGAATTCTTCCGGCACAACGGCTATGTCGTCGTAAAAAACGTCATCCCCAAGGAGAACTGCGAACGGGTCATCGCCGCCATCTGGGAGTTCCTCGGCAAAGACCCCAACGACCGCGACGCGTGGTACACCCCGCCCAAAGGCATGGACGACTACGATATGAAAACCCAGCGCGGCGGCTGGGCGCCGATGTTTCACCACCAGTCGCTCTGGGACAACCGACAACACCCCAACGTCTACCGCGCCTTCGCCGAGTTGCTCAACGAAGACAAGCTGATGGTCAGTATCGACCAGGTCGCCGCGAAGCTGCCCTACCGCAAGGGCTACGAAATCCTGAACAACAGCTTTATCCACTGGGACATGAACACGCTCGACCTGCCCACGCCGCTCGTGCGACCCATGGGCGTGCAAGGCCTGATCATGCTCGCGGACACGCACGAAGACACGGGCGGCTTCCGCTGCGTGCCCAGCCTGTACCGCGACATGGAAAACTGGCTCGCCCGCCAGCCCGCCGACCGGCACCCTAAAAACCCGGAAGACCTCGAAGGCTACGAGATCGTCAAAGTGCTCGGCGAAGCGGGTGACCTCGTCATCTGGGACAAGCTGCTCGCCCACGGCAACGGCGAAAACCATTCGAACGAAGTCCGCTTCGCCCAGTTCGTCACCATGCGACCCGCCCCCCGGCCCGAATCCATGACCGACGAACAGAAGGCCCGGCAACAATCCCGCATTCAAGCATGGCAGACCAACTCCGGCCTCGGTACCGACCCGCGACAGTGGGAAACCAAGAACTACGACAAGCCGGCCGAGCTCACGCCGCTGGGTCGGAAACTGCTCGGCGTCGACAGCTGGTACGACTGA
- a CDS encoding GH116 family glycosyl hydrolase translates to MSHRTYDGRYTGSQLDRIAYPLGGIGAGMICLEGGGALSHVSFRHQPDIFSQPMMFGAVCVKGDTPHARVLQGPVPSWKVMFPWSSALGQNSGNGGQGLILGLPRFAEADFAARFPFGTCTLRDPALPVSAAVTGWSPFLPGEADDSSLPVASLEYALHNTSDKPVEAVFSFHAENVMRFLKWGDLPAAQRSAHRVRPISGGFVLEQDGSDAVPHAAGAMAVTCDASATQVNCHWFRGGWFDPLTMVWRSIANGEVIEQGPPGDDPPSRGGSLYVPMTLEADERTTLRIRLSWFVPCSGLREGDEAEASADVDNGCDTSTTYQPWYASRFDNVEAVATYWHDHYDRLRRATQRFTDCFYETSLPSEVVDAVASNLTILKSPTILRQADGRIWAWEGCRDDRGCCPGSCTHVWNYAQSLSHLFPELERTLRQTEFHEAQNTEGHQAFRAPLPIRPAAHDFHAAADGQLGGILKVYREWRISGDSAWLKRLWPDLRQSLDYCIKRWDPAREGALREPHHNTYDIEFWGPDGMCNSIYVAALHAAVLMGQAVADDVAEYETLRDRARQFLETQLYDGEYFIQKIQWQDLRAGNPVAQAAKSMNLSYSAEARALIETEGPKYQYGTGCLSDGIIGDWFARVCGLPTVIDPGKVASHLTAVVRYNFRANLREHANPQRPTYALGDEAGLLLCSWPKEGEPSLPFVYSNEVWTGIEYQVASHLMMTGQVVNALKIVRAVRDRYDGMTRNPFNEYECGHWYARAMASYGLLQGMTGQWYDAVDQVLYLRPQVEGDFRAFLCTAQGYGIVGLRNGEPFLDVRHGEIPCQRIELLATQA, encoded by the coding sequence ATGAGCCACCGCACGTACGACGGCCGATATACCGGAAGCCAGCTCGACCGCATCGCCTACCCGCTCGGCGGCATCGGAGCGGGGATGATCTGCCTCGAAGGTGGGGGAGCGTTGTCGCATGTGTCGTTCCGACACCAGCCCGACATTTTCTCGCAGCCGATGATGTTCGGCGCGGTCTGCGTGAAAGGCGACACGCCGCACGCCCGCGTGCTGCAGGGGCCCGTGCCGAGTTGGAAGGTGATGTTCCCGTGGTCGAGCGCGCTCGGCCAGAATTCCGGCAATGGCGGACAGGGGTTGATACTCGGCCTGCCGCGATTCGCCGAGGCTGACTTCGCAGCGCGCTTTCCCTTCGGCACGTGCACGCTGCGCGACCCCGCCTTGCCAGTGTCCGCCGCCGTCACCGGATGGAGTCCGTTCCTGCCAGGCGAAGCCGACGATTCAAGCCTGCCGGTCGCCTCGTTGGAGTACGCGCTTCATAACACAAGTGACAAGCCCGTCGAGGCGGTGTTCTCCTTCCACGCGGAAAACGTCATGCGTTTTCTTAAGTGGGGAGACCTGCCTGCCGCACAACGCTCGGCCCATCGCGTACGGCCGATCAGCGGCGGCTTCGTGCTCGAACAGGACGGAAGCGATGCCGTGCCCCATGCGGCCGGCGCAATGGCGGTGACCTGCGATGCGAGCGCAACTCAGGTGAACTGCCACTGGTTTCGCGGCGGCTGGTTCGACCCGCTTACGATGGTGTGGCGATCCATCGCGAACGGTGAAGTGATCGAGCAAGGCCCGCCAGGCGACGACCCGCCCAGCCGTGGCGGCAGCCTGTATGTGCCGATGACGCTGGAGGCGGATGAGCGCACGACGCTTCGCATCCGCCTGAGTTGGTTCGTGCCCTGCTCCGGCCTGCGGGAAGGCGACGAGGCCGAAGCCTCCGCCGACGTCGACAATGGCTGCGATACATCGACAACCTATCAGCCCTGGTACGCTTCGCGTTTCGACAACGTGGAAGCGGTCGCCACCTACTGGCATGATCATTACGATCGGCTGCGCCGCGCCACGCAGCGCTTCACCGACTGCTTCTATGAGACGAGCCTGCCGAGCGAAGTCGTCGATGCGGTCGCATCCAATCTGACCATCCTGAAATCCCCCACCATCCTCCGCCAGGCCGACGGCCGCATCTGGGCTTGGGAAGGCTGCCGTGACGACAGGGGCTGTTGCCCCGGGTCGTGTACGCATGTCTGGAACTATGCCCAATCGCTATCGCATCTTTTTCCGGAACTGGAGCGCACGCTTCGCCAGACCGAGTTCCATGAAGCCCAGAACACCGAGGGCCACCAGGCCTTCCGCGCCCCCCTGCCTATCCGCCCCGCCGCGCACGACTTCCACGCCGCAGCGGACGGTCAGCTCGGCGGCATCCTCAAGGTCTATCGCGAGTGGCGCATCAGTGGCGACTCGGCGTGGCTCAAACGCCTATGGCCCGACCTCCGCCAGAGTCTGGACTACTGCATCAAGCGATGGGACCCGGCCCGCGAGGGGGCGCTGCGCGAACCACACCACAACACCTACGACATTGAATTCTGGGGCCCGGACGGTATGTGCAACAGCATATATGTCGCCGCGCTGCACGCCGCCGTATTGATGGGTCAGGCGGTCGCGGACGATGTCGCGGAATACGAAACGCTGCGCGATCGAGCTCGCCAGTTTCTGGAAACGCAGTTGTACGACGGCGAGTACTTCATCCAGAAGATCCAGTGGCAGGATCTGCGAGCCGGCAACCCTGTGGCGCAGGCGGCGAAGAGTATGAACCTCTCCTACTCGGCCGAGGCTCGCGCGTTGATCGAAACGGAAGGGCCAAAGTATCAGTATGGAACGGGCTGCCTGTCGGACGGCATCATCGGCGACTGGTTCGCGCGCGTATGCGGCCTGCCGACGGTAATCGACCCCGGCAAGGTCGCGAGCCATCTCACCGCCGTGGTCCGCTACAACTTCCGCGCCAACCTGCGCGAACATGCGAACCCGCAACGGCCAACCTACGCGCTGGGTGACGAAGCCGGGCTGCTGCTGTGCTCTTGGCCCAAGGAGGGTGAACCAAGCCTGCCGTTCGTCTACAGCAACGAGGTCTGGACGGGCATCGAGTACCAGGTCGCGTCACACCTGATGATGACCGGGCAAGTGGTCAACGCGTTGAAGATCGTGCGGGCGGTACGCGACCGCTACGACGGGATGACGCGCAATCCCTTCAACGAATACGAGTGCGGCCACTGGTACGCCCGCGCGATGGCCAGCTACGGTCTGCTCCAGGGGATGACCGGCCAATGGTACGACGCCGTCGACCAGGTGCTGTACCTCCGGCCGCAGGTTGAAGGCGACTTCCGCGCGTTCCTGTGCACCGCGCAAGGCTATGGCATCGTCGGCCTGCGCAACGGCGAGCCGTTCCTCGACGTACGCCACGGTGAGATTCCCTGCCAACGCATTGAATTGCTGGCAACACAAGCCTGA
- a CDS encoding class I mannose-6-phosphate isomerase, which yields MTEQAIYKLRPNRVRRNYRGGAMLARWDGVGDPVDGACPEDWIASTVEARNPGLPPIDHEGLSTVETSVGVMRLTDLIAAAPQYMLGEAHLRSIGQSVGFLAKLLDAGMRLHIQAHPTAAFAQQHLGSRWGKLEAYVILDVRPSTAGSLLLGFQHCPTPEQWKRIVLEQDMEAMLACFEAIPVQPGELWYVPGGVPHAIGEGLLVMEIMEPSDLVVRCEFEREGIVVPPEARFMGRDPDFALGIFHYEQWSPAEVRDRLCVQPESISASDGCTHQRLFGQAHSSCFEVHRLALDAGAAYTFASDERMRVAIVTTGAGRAAAGDMSLPVHKGERFIVPAGGGELRLQGGDDGLQVIICMPQVGPTDVA from the coding sequence TTGACGGAACAGGCGATCTACAAGCTTCGGCCGAACCGCGTGCGTCGCAATTATCGCGGCGGTGCGATGCTCGCCCGGTGGGACGGGGTAGGCGACCCGGTGGACGGCGCCTGTCCCGAGGATTGGATTGCCTCGACGGTGGAAGCGCGAAACCCGGGCCTGCCGCCGATCGATCACGAGGGCTTGTCCACGGTTGAAACGTCGGTCGGCGTCATGCGATTGACCGACCTTATCGCCGCCGCGCCGCAGTACATGCTTGGCGAAGCTCACCTTCGCAGCATCGGGCAAAGCGTTGGCTTCCTGGCCAAGCTGCTCGACGCGGGCATGCGACTGCATATTCAGGCGCATCCGACCGCTGCATTCGCGCAGCAGCACCTCGGCAGCCGATGGGGCAAGCTGGAGGCGTATGTGATCCTCGACGTGCGGCCGTCGACCGCGGGCTCACTGCTGCTGGGCTTCCAGCATTGCCCGACGCCCGAGCAGTGGAAGCGCATCGTGCTTGAGCAGGACATGGAAGCGATGCTTGCGTGCTTCGAGGCGATCCCCGTTCAACCCGGCGAGTTGTGGTACGTGCCCGGCGGCGTGCCGCACGCGATCGGCGAGGGTCTGCTTGTGATGGAAATCATGGAGCCGAGCGATCTGGTCGTGCGCTGCGAGTTCGAGCGCGAGGGTATCGTCGTACCGCCCGAGGCGCGGTTCATGGGGCGCGATCCGGATTTCGCGCTTGGCATTTTCCATTATGAGCAATGGAGCCCGGCTGAGGTGCGCGATCGTCTGTGCGTGCAGCCCGAGTCGATTTCAGCGAGTGATGGATGCACGCATCAGCGGCTATTCGGCCAGGCGCACTCGAGTTGCTTTGAGGTGCATCGGCTTGCACTCGACGCCGGTGCGGCGTACACGTTCGCGTCCGACGAGCGAATGAGGGTTGCGATTGTCACCACCGGGGCGGGCCGCGCTGCCGCGGGTGATATGTCGCTGCCGGTGCACAAGGGCGAGCGTTTCATCGTGCCCGCCGGCGGAGGCGAACTGCGCCTGCAAGGCGGCGACGACGGCTTGCAGGTGATCATCTGCATGCCGCAGGTCGGGCCGACCGACGTTGCATGA